One region of Marivirga arenosa genomic DNA includes:
- the rbfA gene encoding 30S ribosome-binding factor RbfA, whose translation MASGSRQKKYSSLLQKDLSEIFQKQMANAFGKAFITITDVEVSPDLSFAKIYLSLMLSDKPSETLELIQAKKSEIRKHLGNRIGKQVRIIPELAFFMDDTLERANRIDDILSKLDIPPADEEDEDDQDN comes from the coding sequence ATGGCCTCAGGTTCAAGACAGAAAAAATATTCCAGTTTATTACAGAAAGATTTAAGCGAGATATTCCAAAAACAAATGGCAAATGCTTTTGGTAAAGCCTTTATCACCATAACAGATGTGGAAGTTTCTCCAGACTTAAGCTTTGCTAAAATTTATTTGAGTTTGATGCTTTCTGATAAGCCTAGTGAAACTTTAGAATTAATACAAGCTAAGAAAAGTGAGATTCGAAAACACCTAGGGAATAGAATTGGGAAGCAAGTACGAATCATTCCTGAATTAGCCTTTTTCATGGATGATACACTAGAAAGAGCGAATAGAATTGATGATATATTATCTAAATTGGATATCCCGCCTGCTGATGAAGAGGACGAAGATGACCAAGATAATTAA